In a single window of the Antedon mediterranea chromosome 1, ecAntMedi1.1, whole genome shotgun sequence genome:
- the LOC140061431 gene encoding intraflagellar transport protein 56-like isoform X1, which translates to MMLSRQKPATGPGSTTPASQENKKKKQMPTLDEFLQLRDYTGAITLLEFTRNNGKGSDEQDSWIAYCAFHLGDYKRAMEEYERLTRKEACNPDLWCNLGCCYFFLGMYREADTAVSKAPQNSLQNRLQFHLSQKFNDEKRLMQYHQELQDKIEDQLSLASIHYLRSHYQEAIDIYKRILLDNRDSLALNVYVALCYYKLDYYDVSQEVLAVYLQNFSDSAVALNLKACNHFRLYNGKAAEAELKNLQDLASPSFTYAQDLIKHNLVVFRSGEGALQILPPLIDVIPEARLNLVIYHLRQDDVNEAYALVKDVEPTTPQEYILKGVVNATLGQDTQSREHLKIAQQYFQLVGGSASECDTIPGRQCMASCFFLLKQFEDVLIYLNSVKSYFYNDDSFNFNYAQAKATAGNFKEAEEIFLLIQSEKIKKDYIYLSWLARCYIMNRKARLAWELYLKMETSGESFSLLQLIGNDCYKMGQFYYAAKAFDTLERLDPNPEYWEGKRGACVGVFQQIIAGHEPRETLRDILQILRNTGNPQVEYIIRAMKKWAKDNRVPIS; encoded by the exons ATG ATGCTCTCAAGGCAAAAGCCGGCCACAGGGCCTGGCAGTACAACACCAGCTtcacaagaaaataaaaaaaagaaacagatGCCAACACTTGATGAGTTCTTGCAGCTGAGAGACTATACTGGCGCTATTACCCTTTTAGAA TTTACCAGAAATAATGGCAAAGGTAGTGATGAGCAAGACAGTTGGATTGCATACTGTGCATTTCATCTGGGTGATTACAAGAGAGCAATGGAGGAGTATGAACGCTTGACGCGGAAGGAGGCTTGTAATCCTGACCTTTGGTGCAATCTTGGTTGCTGTTACTTCTTCCTAGGAATGTACAGGGAGGCTGACACAGCCGTATCTAAAG ctcCACAGAACAGTTTACAAAACAGATTGCAGTTTCACTTATCACAAAAG TTTAATGATGAGAAGCGTTTGATGCAATACCACCAAGAGTTGCAAGATAAGATAGAAGATCAGCTAAGTTTGGCATCAATTCACTATCTCCGAAGCCACTACCAAGAAGCTATAGATATATACAAAAGAATATTACTAGACAACAG agACTCGCTTGCTCTTAACGTCTATGTAGCGCTGTGTTATTACAAGTTAGATTACTACGATGTGTCACAAGAGGTACTTGCGGTATACCTGCAGAACTTTTCAGATAGTGCTGTGGCACTCAACCTCAAGGCTTGTAACCACTTCAGACTGTACAATGGAAAGGCTGCTGAG GCTGAGCTGAAAAACTTACAAGACCTAGCTTCACCATCATTTACGTATGCTCAAGATCTAATCAAACATAACTTG GTTGTATTTCGTAGTGGCGAAGGTGCACTTCAAATACTACCTCCACTGATAGATGTGATTCCAGAAGCTAGGTTAAATCTTGTAATCTATCACCTCCGACAAG ATGATGTGAATGAAGCCTATGCACTAGTGAAAGATGTCGAGCCAACCACCCCTCAGGAGTACATATTAAAAGGGGTTGTAAATGCCACTCTGGGACAAGACACACAATCT AGAGAACATTTAAAGATTGCTCAACAGTACTTTCAACTAGTTGGAGGCTCTGCAAGTGAATGTG ATACAATACCAGGTAGACAGTGCATGGCGTCGTGCTTCTTTCTCTTAAAGCAATTTGAAGATGTTTTGATCTATCTGAACTCTGTCAAA AGTTATTTCTATAATGATGACTCTTTCAACTTCAACTACGCCCAAGCAAAGGCTACGGCTGGAAACTTCAAAGAAGCTGAAGAG ATTTTTCTTCTAATTCAGAGTGAGAAGATCAAAAAAGACTACATCTATCTAAGCTGGCTTGCAAGATGCT ATATAATGAACCGCAAGGCTCGTCTGGCCTGGGAGTTGTACCTGAAGATGGAGACATCAGGAGAATCTTTCAGTTTACTGCAGCTGATTGGCAATGATTGCTACAAA aTGGGTCAGTTTTATTATGCAGCAAAAGCTTTTGATACACTTGAGCGACTTGATCCTAACCCTGAATATTGGGAAGGCAAACGTGGAGCTTGCGTTGGAGTGTTTCAACAGATCATTGCAGGACATGAACCTAG AGAAACGCTCAGAGATATCCTCCAAATTCTAAGGAACACAGGAAACCCACAGGTCGAGTACATCATCAGAGCAATGAAGAAGTGG
- the LOC140061431 gene encoding intraflagellar transport protein 56-like isoform X2, with product MMLSRQKPATGPGSTTPASQENKKKKQMPTLDEFLQLRDYTGAITLLEFTRNNGKGSDEQDSWIAYCAFHLGDYKRAMEEYERLTRKEACNPDLWCNLGCCYFFLGMYREADTAVSKAPQNSLQNRLQFHLSQKFNDEKRLMQYHQELQDKIEDQLSLASIHYLRSHYQEAIDIYKRILLDNRDSLALNVYVALCYYKLDYYDVSQEVLAVYLQNFSDSAVALNLKACNHFRLYNGKAAEVVFRSGEGALQILPPLIDVIPEARLNLVIYHLRQDDVNEAYALVKDVEPTTPQEYILKGVVNATLGQDTQSREHLKIAQQYFQLVGGSASECDTIPGRQCMASCFFLLKQFEDVLIYLNSVKSYFYNDDSFNFNYAQAKATAGNFKEAEEIFLLIQSEKIKKDYIYLSWLARCYIMNRKARLAWELYLKMETSGESFSLLQLIGNDCYKMGQFYYAAKAFDTLERLDPNPEYWEGKRGACVGVFQQIIAGHEPRETLRDILQILRNTGNPQVEYIIRAMKKWAKDNRVPIS from the exons ATG ATGCTCTCAAGGCAAAAGCCGGCCACAGGGCCTGGCAGTACAACACCAGCTtcacaagaaaataaaaaaaagaaacagatGCCAACACTTGATGAGTTCTTGCAGCTGAGAGACTATACTGGCGCTATTACCCTTTTAGAA TTTACCAGAAATAATGGCAAAGGTAGTGATGAGCAAGACAGTTGGATTGCATACTGTGCATTTCATCTGGGTGATTACAAGAGAGCAATGGAGGAGTATGAACGCTTGACGCGGAAGGAGGCTTGTAATCCTGACCTTTGGTGCAATCTTGGTTGCTGTTACTTCTTCCTAGGAATGTACAGGGAGGCTGACACAGCCGTATCTAAAG ctcCACAGAACAGTTTACAAAACAGATTGCAGTTTCACTTATCACAAAAG TTTAATGATGAGAAGCGTTTGATGCAATACCACCAAGAGTTGCAAGATAAGATAGAAGATCAGCTAAGTTTGGCATCAATTCACTATCTCCGAAGCCACTACCAAGAAGCTATAGATATATACAAAAGAATATTACTAGACAACAG agACTCGCTTGCTCTTAACGTCTATGTAGCGCTGTGTTATTACAAGTTAGATTACTACGATGTGTCACAAGAGGTACTTGCGGTATACCTGCAGAACTTTTCAGATAGTGCTGTGGCACTCAACCTCAAGGCTTGTAACCACTTCAGACTGTACAATGGAAAGGCTGCTGAG GTTGTATTTCGTAGTGGCGAAGGTGCACTTCAAATACTACCTCCACTGATAGATGTGATTCCAGAAGCTAGGTTAAATCTTGTAATCTATCACCTCCGACAAG ATGATGTGAATGAAGCCTATGCACTAGTGAAAGATGTCGAGCCAACCACCCCTCAGGAGTACATATTAAAAGGGGTTGTAAATGCCACTCTGGGACAAGACACACAATCT AGAGAACATTTAAAGATTGCTCAACAGTACTTTCAACTAGTTGGAGGCTCTGCAAGTGAATGTG ATACAATACCAGGTAGACAGTGCATGGCGTCGTGCTTCTTTCTCTTAAAGCAATTTGAAGATGTTTTGATCTATCTGAACTCTGTCAAA AGTTATTTCTATAATGATGACTCTTTCAACTTCAACTACGCCCAAGCAAAGGCTACGGCTGGAAACTTCAAAGAAGCTGAAGAG ATTTTTCTTCTAATTCAGAGTGAGAAGATCAAAAAAGACTACATCTATCTAAGCTGGCTTGCAAGATGCT ATATAATGAACCGCAAGGCTCGTCTGGCCTGGGAGTTGTACCTGAAGATGGAGACATCAGGAGAATCTTTCAGTTTACTGCAGCTGATTGGCAATGATTGCTACAAA aTGGGTCAGTTTTATTATGCAGCAAAAGCTTTTGATACACTTGAGCGACTTGATCCTAACCCTGAATATTGGGAAGGCAAACGTGGAGCTTGCGTTGGAGTGTTTCAACAGATCATTGCAGGACATGAACCTAG AGAAACGCTCAGAGATATCCTCCAAATTCTAAGGAACACAGGAAACCCACAGGTCGAGTACATCATCAGAGCAATGAAGAAGTGG
- the LOC140061457 gene encoding guanine nucleotide-binding protein G(o) subunit alpha-like, whose protein sequence is MGVCLSLDQEQRKAKMRSSAIDKQLVDLAKAEEQIVKILLLGAGESGKSTLVKQMKIIHHDGFTAYELMSFKPAVLDNLLGSMKYVLNGMFLLRINLANPRNKGHAQAILQCPRCFDENVVMKPEIGNGLIALWNDKGVQLAVSRGYEYELNDSAVYYFENMQRIMSEKYRPSTEDILRVRIRTTGILETHFKINGMIFRMYDVGGQRSERRKWIQCFDDVRALLFVAALSAYDMTLIEDPSVNRLQESLRLFESICNNVFFVDTSLMLFLNKVDLFQQKIMYSGRHLRYYFPEYKGPDCRVEEAARFIQQEFLIRNHKPSKVVYPHFTTATDTSNIQVVFQVVMDTVIKENLEAASLL, encoded by the exons ATGGGTGTATGTCTGAGTTTAGACCAAGAACAGCGGAAAGCTAAGATGCGGAGTTCGGCAATCGATAAACAGCTTGTCGATCTGGCTAAGGCCGAAGaacaaattgttaaaattttGTTGCTTG GTGCTGGTGAAAGTGGCAAAAGTACACTTGTGAAGCAAATGAAAATTATTCATCATGATGGCTTCACTGCTTATGAACTAATGAGTTTTaag ccTGCTGTTTTAGACAATCTACTAGGCTCTATGAAGTATGTACTCAATGGTATGTTTCTACTAAGGATCAATCTTGCCAATCCTAGAAATAAG GGGCATGCTCAAGCTATTCTACAATGTCCAAGATGTTTTGATGAAAATGTAGTTATGAAGCCAGAGATAGGAAATGGTTTAATAGCCTTATGGAACGATAAAGGCGTACAGCTAGCTGTGTCGCGAGGTTACGAATATGAACTAAATGATTCAGCTGTATA TTATTTTGAGAATATGCAGAGAATTATGTCCGAAAAATACAGGCCGTCAACAGAAGATATTTTGAGGGTGAGAATCAGGACAACCGGCATTTTAGAAacgcattttaaaattaacgGAATGATATTCAG GATGTATGATGTtggaggtcaaaggtcagaaaggCGGAAGTGGATCCAATGTTTTGATGATGTCAGAGCGTTGCTGTTTGTTGCAGCTCTCAGTGCATATGATATGACGCTGATTGAAGATCCCTCAGTG AACCGTCTACAAGAAAGTCTGAGACTATTTGAGTCTATCTGTAACAATGTGTTCTTTGTTGACACATCTTTAATGTTATTCTTAAACAAAGTGGATCTCTTCCAACAAAAGATAATGTATTCTGGGCGACATCTTAGGTACTACTTTCCAGAATACAAAG gtccAGATTGTCGTGTTGAAGAAGCTGCAAGGTTTATCCAACAAGAATTTCTCATTCGCAATCACAAACCATCAAAAGTTGTTTATCCTCACTTCACCACAGCAACTGACACATCAAACATACAGGTCGTTTTTCAGGTCGTCATGGATACAGtaatcaaagaaaatttagaggCAGCTTCATTACTTTAA
- the LOC140061473 gene encoding synaptogyrin-2-like codes for MDGQQEGGAYGARKAGKPFDPIEYIKKPQVILRLISLVFSIIVFGCISAEGYQNLDHSSTAEQCVYNGNHGACGYGMFVGIMALLACGIFLVIDAVFDNLSNVQHRKYAVIADLCFSGLWTLFWFICFCVLANSWRKTVTKPRYGTSSIQAAIAFSFFSIISWGCLTVLAFLRYRQGSDSAFSPSHETGLPPSSTPYSSYPGAPEPQTQDTYQDAPFNPTKDDVSPSAYQAPSY; via the exons atggacGGACAACAGGAAGGTGGAGCGTACGGAGCACGAAAAGCCGGTAAACCATTTGACCCAATCGAATATATTAAGAAACCACAAGTTATTCTAAGGCTGATAAGTTTG GTATTTTCAATTATTGTATTTGGCTGTATATCTGCTGAAGGATACCAAAACCTAGATCATTCAAGTACAGCAGAACAATGCGTTTATAACGGCAATCATGGGGCTTGTGGGTATGGAATGTTTGTCGGTATTATGGCGTTGCTGGCATGTGGAATTTTTCTGGTTATTGATGCCGTCTTTGACAACTTGAGTAATGTTCAACATAGGAAATATGCTGTTATTGCTGACTTGTGTTTTTCAG GCTTGTGGACATTGTTCTGGTTTATCTGTTTCTGTGTGTTAGCAAATTCTTGGCGTAAGACCGTTACTAAACCTCGCTATGGTACCAGCTCTATCCAGGCTGCAATTGCATTTAGCTTCTTTTCCATTATCTCTTGG ggttgctTGACGGTCTTGGCATTTCTGCGATACAGGCAAGGTTCAGATTCTGCATTCTCTCCAAGCCATGAAACAGGCCTGCCTCCTTCTAGCACCCCATATTCATCTTACCCGGGAGCTCCGGAACCCCAGACCCAGGATACCTATCAAGACGCACCATTTAACCCTACCAAAGATGATGTATCACCATCTGCCTACCAGGCACCTTCCTATTGA